The Ziziphus jujuba cultivar Dongzao chromosome 7, ASM3175591v1 genome includes a region encoding these proteins:
- the LOC107423431 gene encoding uncharacterized protein LOC107423431 has product MLDPNSTKPHEHPFLLNHGLGSRSDNYDGWESINNGVRGRRTSQNHSNYGSRNGIDWGYREEKNDEHESGVCSPPLWRTSSPPRSPQHRKNHYRSLSPASRAQAIARGQNELMEMVRNMPETCYELSLRDLVEHPMALARQQSMSEERNLGGENLFRAEDNNSNNNNNNNKRRISIDRNTTERKLRSSFDNGGFLLKMVFPVTIRSKTKKTMKKNDSMANNSTTSSKVSPKPLLSDGSAGKGVDKEWWKKRFSVSGESESGDSSINSGSMKSSSGSRSSSSSSRSSSRRHGNGGCWSFILIKKNKKPNQ; this is encoded by the exons ATGCTCGATCCTAACAGCACCAAACCCCATGAGCACCCTTTTCTTCTGAACCATGGATTAGGCTCAAGAAGTGACAATTATGACGGTTGGGAATCCATAAACAATGGTGTCAGAGGCCGTCGAACATCTCAGAACCATTCTAATTATGGAAGCAGAAACGGCATAGATTGGGGTTACAGAGAAGAAAAGAACGACGAACATGAGTCCGGTGTTTGCTCGCCTCCTTTGTGGAGGACAAGCAGTCCACCAAGAAGCCCACAGCATCGGAAAAACCATTACCGAAGCCTATCCCCTGCATCTCGCGCCCAAGCCATTGCCAGAGGACAAAACGAGCTCATGGAGATGGTAAGGAACATGCCCGAGACATGTTACGAGCTGTCGTTGAGAGATCTTGTAGAACATCCAATGGCTCTGGCTCGACAACAGAGTATGTCCGAGGAGAGAAATCTCGGCGGAGAAAATTTGTTTAGAGCAGAAGataacaacagcaacaacaacaacaacaacaacaagagaAGGATTAGTATTGATAGAAACACAACAGAGAGAAAGCTTAGATCAAGCTTTGATAATGGAGGTTTTCTATTAAAGATGGTGTTTCCAGTTACTATTCGATCTAAGACGAAGAAAACTATGAAGAAGAACGATTCCATGGCCAATAATAGTACAACAAGCTCGAAGGTTTCACCGAAGCCTTTGTTATCGGATGGATCGGCAGGGAAGGGTGTGGATAAAGAGTGGTGGAAGAAGAGGTTTTCTGTGTCCGGAGAGAGTGAGAGTGGGGATTCCAGTATTAACAGTGGTAGTATGAAAAGCAGCAGTGGCAGCAGAAGTAGTAGCAGCAGCAGTAGAAGCAGCAgcag GAGGCATGGGAATGGAGGTTGCTGGTCCTTCATCCTtatcaagaaaaacaaaaagccaaATCAATGA